From a region of the Myxococcaceae bacterium JPH2 genome:
- a CDS encoding BamA/TamA family outer membrane protein: MRQSLVAETKGNSSARGLPARNGPVAAVVPLRSLRLLFATALLALVTACATVSEPPPGPKVEALDIEGTKQVSEGALKDRILTSATPWYAFWPFGKPHYFDPNAWQADLRRIERYYAAEGFYQAEVVANEVQEVGKDTVRLEVSVQEGKPTRIAAIRIEGLESLSQGESAPTPLQRERLLANLPVREGDIFREEAWATTKEDLKQRLRELGYAEAEVTGEVQVDVATQEATIHLQAKPGLRYRFGNIFVATDANPQVPPKRIIEQAQGAVHKGAYYSESALAEAQARVFRMGVFGAAKVNRGAPDRTNATVPIVVDVREAPFRSIRLGGGIGVDAARQEVRLLGEWTHRNFHGGLRRLTLRGRAGYAFIPNVIAALKSSDNSSAKSGTIFNLTAEFEQPRFLLRDLRLQSSLTGEKGVEQAYDYLGGRLQAGVIWQPHPSFSVFPSYNLQVYRLNGSVAADATVPPIVLGCAASASSKCTQALSFLEVAFAWDRRDDPVEPRDGYYLGLSVQRGGGPLFGDFNYVRLLPDLRFYESFGERRRVTMAAKLRMGTLNTLGGSQSSIVTRFFSGGANFMRGFNGNRLSPMVAVGSPDNGELQTVPVGGNSLFESSLELRYQISESFVLASFYDSGLVGVNGFLSKDSPKLFGPDHYHAVGLGMRYLTVVGPIRLDIARRLNIGRGLPVATDGYTYPTAGGCFGIGRKVVKAPLSGPTSPEGTFAGSPEGMCALQISIGEAF; encoded by the coding sequence ATGCGACAGAGTCTCGTGGCCGAAACGAAGGGAAACAGCTCAGCGCGCGGACTTCCGGCTAGAAACGGCCCCGTGGCCGCCGTCGTCCCGCTCCGCTCCCTTCGCCTTCTGTTCGCCACCGCCCTCCTGGCGCTGGTGACGGCCTGCGCCACCGTGTCCGAGCCCCCGCCGGGCCCCAAGGTGGAGGCCCTGGACATCGAGGGCACGAAGCAGGTCTCCGAGGGGGCCCTCAAGGACCGCATCCTCACCTCGGCCACGCCCTGGTACGCCTTCTGGCCGTTCGGCAAGCCGCACTACTTCGACCCCAACGCGTGGCAGGCGGACCTGCGCCGCATCGAGCGGTACTACGCGGCCGAGGGCTTCTACCAGGCCGAGGTCGTCGCCAACGAAGTGCAGGAGGTTGGCAAGGACACGGTCCGGCTGGAGGTGAGCGTCCAGGAGGGGAAGCCCACCCGCATCGCCGCGATCCGCATCGAAGGGCTGGAGTCCCTGTCCCAAGGAGAGTCCGCGCCCACCCCGCTGCAGCGCGAGCGGCTGCTGGCGAACCTGCCCGTGCGCGAGGGCGACATCTTCCGCGAGGAGGCCTGGGCCACGACGAAGGAGGACCTCAAGCAGCGCCTGCGCGAGCTGGGCTACGCGGAGGCGGAGGTGACGGGCGAGGTGCAGGTGGACGTGGCGACGCAAGAAGCCACCATCCACCTCCAGGCGAAGCCGGGCCTGCGCTATCGCTTCGGCAACATCTTCGTCGCCACGGACGCCAACCCGCAGGTGCCGCCCAAGCGCATCATCGAGCAGGCCCAGGGCGCGGTGCACAAGGGCGCGTACTACAGCGAGTCCGCGCTGGCCGAGGCGCAGGCCCGCGTGTTCCGCATGGGCGTGTTCGGCGCGGCCAAGGTGAACCGCGGCGCGCCGGACCGGACGAACGCCACGGTGCCCATCGTGGTGGACGTGCGCGAGGCGCCCTTCCGGTCCATCCGGCTGGGCGGTGGTATCGGCGTGGATGCCGCGCGACAGGAGGTGCGCCTGCTGGGCGAGTGGACGCACCGCAACTTCCACGGCGGCCTGCGCCGACTGACGCTGCGGGGACGCGCGGGCTACGCGTTCATCCCCAACGTCATCGCCGCGCTCAAGAGCTCGGACAACTCCAGCGCCAAGAGCGGCACCATCTTCAACCTCACCGCCGAGTTCGAGCAGCCGCGCTTCCTCCTGCGCGACCTGCGCTTGCAGTCCTCGCTCACGGGCGAGAAGGGCGTGGAGCAGGCGTATGACTACCTGGGCGGGCGCCTCCAGGCGGGCGTCATCTGGCAGCCGCACCCCAGCTTCAGCGTCTTCCCCTCGTACAACCTCCAGGTGTACCGGCTCAACGGCAGCGTCGCGGCGGACGCGACCGTGCCGCCCATCGTCCTCGGCTGCGCTGCGAGCGCCTCCAGCAAGTGCACCCAAGCGCTGAGCTTCCTGGAGGTGGCGTTCGCCTGGGACCGGCGAGACGACCCCGTGGAGCCGCGCGACGGCTACTACCTGGGCCTGAGCGTGCAGCGCGGCGGCGGGCCGCTCTTCGGGGACTTCAACTACGTGCGCCTCTTGCCGGACCTGCGCTTCTACGAGTCCTTCGGTGAGCGCCGCCGCGTCACGATGGCGGCCAAGCTGCGCATGGGCACGCTCAACACGCTGGGTGGCAGTCAAAGCTCCATCGTCACGCGCTTCTTCTCCGGCGGCGCCAACTTCATGCGCGGCTTCAACGGCAACCGGCTGTCCCCCATGGTGGCCGTGGGCTCTCCGGACAACGGCGAGTTGCAGACCGTCCCCGTGGGCGGCAACAGCCTGTTCGAAAGCTCGCTGGAGCTGCGCTATCAGATCTCCGAGAGCTTCGTGCTCGCCAGCTTCTATGACTCGGGCTTGGTGGGCGTGAACGGCTTCTTGAGCAAGGACTCGCCCAAGCTGTTCGGCCCCGACCACTACCACGCGGTGGGCTTGGGCATGCGCTACCTCACCGTGGTCGGCCCCATCCGCCTGGACATCGCGCGACGGTTGAACATCGGGCGGGGATTGCCCGTCGCGACCGACGGCTACACCTATCCCACCGCCGGAGGTTGCTTCGGCATCGGACGGAAGGTCGTGAAGGCGCCCCTGTCCGGCCCCACGTCTCCAGAAGGCACCTTCGCGGGCTCGCCCGAGGGGATGTGCGCCCTGCAGATTTCCATTGGAGAGGCGTTTTGA
- a CDS encoding 4-alpha-glucanotransferase, protein MSTPGRLSGLLLPLFSLRSQTDFGIGDFGALPGLFGWMRAARQRLLMVLPLLPTAPGDSSPYATRSAFGLNPLFIDLSQVPEYQATGGEGALSEAERHQLREARAAPRIRYDLVFPLKDAAFARAFEHFEAQAWAPRTERARQFQQWREAQGEWLEDYALFTAISEQESRRAWWEWPEGLRARHPEALRGKAQELERRVRYHAWLQWLAEAQWNAMRTQARAHDVLLCGDEPFIIGQDSSDCWAHPAILRRDARLGVPPDDFSATGQDWGLPYFDFAAMEREDYRWLKQRAAKAASYYDLRRVDHAVGYFRQWIRDGHTPTGRFTPPDEDSQRRLGERNFRLLSEGAGIVAEDLGVIPPFVRHILANLQLPGYRVMRWERDDHTYRDPHQFPAVSLVTTGTHDTDTVAEWWEGARDDERHAAARAWPEFHGVPLTREFTPDIHRATLAATLNAGSDLCVLPWQDVLGTRDRINLPGSMSDANWAYRMAQDASELLTNPQTKEAAERLAWLTASARR, encoded by the coding sequence ATGTCCACGCCTGGCCGGCTCTCCGGTCTTCTCCTTCCTCTTTTCTCGCTGCGCTCCCAGACGGACTTCGGCATCGGCGACTTCGGCGCCCTCCCCGGACTCTTCGGGTGGATGCGCGCCGCGAGGCAGCGGCTGCTGATGGTGCTGCCGCTGTTGCCCACGGCCCCGGGCGACTCCAGCCCCTATGCCACGCGCTCGGCGTTCGGACTCAACCCGCTCTTCATCGACCTGTCCCAGGTGCCCGAGTACCAGGCCACTGGCGGCGAGGGCGCGCTCTCCGAGGCCGAGCGCCATCAGCTGCGGGAGGCCCGCGCCGCGCCGCGCATCCGCTACGACCTGGTGTTCCCGCTGAAGGACGCCGCCTTCGCGCGCGCGTTCGAGCACTTCGAGGCCCAGGCGTGGGCCCCTCGCACCGAGCGCGCCCGCCAGTTCCAGCAGTGGCGCGAGGCGCAGGGCGAGTGGCTGGAGGACTACGCCCTCTTCACCGCCATCAGCGAGCAGGAGTCCCGCCGCGCGTGGTGGGAGTGGCCCGAGGGGCTGCGCGCGCGCCACCCGGAGGCCCTGCGCGGCAAGGCCCAGGAGCTGGAGCGCCGCGTGCGCTACCACGCGTGGCTCCAGTGGCTGGCCGAGGCGCAGTGGAACGCGATGCGGACCCAGGCGCGCGCGCATGACGTGCTCTTGTGCGGCGACGAGCCCTTCATCATCGGGCAGGACAGCTCGGACTGCTGGGCCCACCCGGCCATCCTCCGCCGCGACGCGCGGCTGGGCGTGCCGCCGGATGACTTCTCCGCCACGGGCCAGGACTGGGGTCTGCCCTACTTCGACTTCGCGGCCATGGAGCGCGAGGACTACCGCTGGCTCAAGCAGCGCGCCGCCAAGGCCGCCAGCTACTACGACCTGCGCCGGGTGGACCACGCGGTGGGCTACTTCCGGCAGTGGATCCGCGACGGGCACACGCCCACGGGCCGCTTCACGCCCCCGGACGAGGACAGCCAGCGGCGCCTGGGCGAGCGGAACTTCCGGCTCCTGTCCGAGGGCGCCGGCATCGTCGCCGAGGACCTGGGCGTCATCCCGCCCTTCGTGCGCCACATCCTCGCGAACCTCCAGCTGCCCGGCTACCGGGTGATGCGCTGGGAGCGCGACGACCACACGTACCGCGACCCGCACCAGTTCCCCGCCGTGTCGCTGGTCACCACCGGCACCCATGACACCGACACCGTGGCCGAGTGGTGGGAAGGCGCCCGCGACGACGAGCGTCACGCCGCCGCGCGCGCGTGGCCGGAGTTCCACGGCGTCCCGCTGACGCGCGAGTTCACCCCGGACATCCACCGCGCCACGCTGGCCGCCACGCTCAACGCGGGGAGCGACCTGTGCGTGCTGCCGTGGCAGGACGTGCTGGGCACGCGCGATCGCATCAACCTGCCGGGCTCGATGAGCGACGCCAACTGGGCGTACCGCATGGCCCAGGATGCATCCGAGCTCTTGACGAACCCTCAGACGAAAGAGGCCGCCGAGCGGCTGGCGTGGCTCACCGCGTCCGCTCGGCGCTGA